A region of Vigna radiata var. radiata cultivar VC1973A unplaced genomic scaffold, Vradiata_ver6 scaffold_70, whole genome shotgun sequence DNA encodes the following proteins:
- the LOC106779928 gene encoding receptor-like protein 12: MSSQLSIFLLWLLCAIMFHRGACGTNFHLVCNEKDRSALQIFKLGVVNHSNKLPSWSSQHDCCSWKGVHCDNNTGRVTRLDLKQQYLEGEINLSLLQIQFLSYLDLSLNGFTSLSAPFDAHASFSNVQFLDLSFNDDLHVDNLHWLNQLSSLKYLNLSEINLQNESNWLQSMQLHPSLLELRLASCHLTNISPSIKFVNFSSLLSLDLSGNHFDSELPYWLFNLTTISNIDLSFNFLKGSLPKSLLSLGNLKSLRLHDNEINGSIPEWLGQHEHLQYLGLSENMFVGSIPSSIGNLSSLVDLSISSSSLSGNLPTSLGQLFNLKSLFIGGESLSGVLHENHFSNLSNLEALVLNAPFSFDLTSDWIPPFQLEGISLSNAKLGPKFPEWLYTQHSLVYLEVPNSSISSINGDQFWRFVANITQLNLSKNNISADLTNITLNSQLIFMDHNNFTGGLPHISANVIYLDLSRNSFYGPIAPLFCHKLGSQNNLDYLDISFNLLTGGVPDCWEYWKGLSFLFMESNMLTGELPPSIATFIDLIALDLHNNSLSGHFSLDLSNITNLEFINIKQNNFSGTVPTKMPRAMEVMLLGSNQFEGNIPTQLCNLSSLIQLDLFHNNLSGPIPPCISDIPSMGGAQRTNHYPFEFNLYNKSQELQYEDYGLLRTLDLSSNNLSGEIPSQVFSLVQLQSLNLSRNHFTGKISREIGSMKNLESLDLSSNELYGEIPGSISSISFLSFLNMSYNDFTGQIPVGTQLQSLNASSFAGNPRLCGAPLPINCTQGSGNVEVSKQYAGSNDDAFDTESLYLGTGVGFAVGFWGLWGSLFLNRTWRRVYIRFLNYGAHKLHVFVTVKLKALVAHH, translated from the coding sequence ATGTCCTCacaactttcaatttttcttctgTGGTTGCTATGTGCAATCATGTTCCACAGAGGTGCCTGTGGAACCaattttcatcttgtttgcaACGAAAAGGATCGATCCGCATTGCAGATATTCAAACTTGGTGTTGTGAATCATTCCAACAAGCTCCCTTCCTGGTCCTCTCAACATGATTGCTGCTCGTGGAAGGGAGTCCACTGTGACAACAACACAGGAAGAGTTACAAGGCTTGATCTAAAGCAACAATACTTGGAAGGTGAAATCAACTTGTCTTTgcttcaaattcaatttttgagCTACTTGGACTTGAGTTTGAATGGCTTTACTAGTTTAAGTGCACCATTTGATGCTCATGCTAGCTTCTCTAATGTCCAGTTTCTTGACTTATCCTTTAATGATGATCTTCATGTTGATAATCTCCACTGGCTTAATCAACTTTCTTCCTTGAAATATCTCAACCTTAGTGAAATCAATCTTCAAAATGAGTCCAACTGGCTTCAGTCAATGCAATTGCATCCATCACTGTTAGAGCTAAGATTGGCAAGTTGTCATCTTACCAATATCAGTCCATCCATCAAGTTTGTCAATTTTTCCTCACTCTTATCTCTTGACCTCTCTGGGAACCATTTTGATTCAGAATTGCCTTACTGGCTTTTCAACCTCACCACCATCTCCAATATCGACCTCAGCTTCAATTTTCTAAAAGGTAGCCTACCAAAGAGCTTGTTGAGCCTTGGAAACCTTAAATCTTTAAGGTTGCACGACAATGAAATTAATGGATCCATCCCGGAGTGGTTAGGCCAACATGAACATTTGCAATATCTTGGTTTGTCTGAGAACATGTTTGTTGGTTCAATCCCTTCATCAATCGGAAATCTCTCATCCTTGGTTGACTTGAGCATAAGCTCCAGTTCATTGAGTGGTAATCTTCCAACCAGCCTTGGACAGCTCTTTAATTTGAAAAGCTTGTTCATAGGTGGTGAATCCTTGTCAGGTGTTCTTCATGAAAACCATTTTTCCAATCTCTCTAATTTAGAAGCACTGGTGTTGAATGCTCCCTTTTCATTCGACTTGACTTCTGACTGGATTCCCCCTTTCCAGTTGGAGGGCATTAGTTTGAGCAATGCAAAGTTAGGTCCTAAATTTCCAGAATGGCTTTACACACAACACTCGCTAGTATATCTAGAGGTTCCTAATTCAAGTATCTCATCCATAAATGGTGACCAGTTTTGGAGGTTTGTGGCTAATATTACACAGCTCAACCTCTCCAAGAACAACATCTCTGCAGACTTAACAAACATCACACTCAACTCACAGCTCATATTTATGGATCATAATAATTTCACTGGAGGGCTCCCACATATATCAGCAAATGTTATCTATTTGGACTTGTCCCGCAATTCTTTCTATGGACCCATTGCCCCTTTGTTCTGTCACAAGTTGGGCAGTCAAAACAATTTGGACTATTTGGACATATCATTCAACCTTTTAACTGGAGGAGTTCCTGATTGTTGGGAGTATTGGAAAGGTTTGTCTTTCCTTTTCATGGAGAGTAACATGCTAACAGGTGAACTCCCTCCATCAATAGCTACATTCATTGATCTCATAGCACTGGATTTGCACAATAACAGCTTGTCTGGCCATTTTTCATTGGACCTATCAAACATAACAAATTTGGAattcatcaatatcaaacagAACAATTTTTCTGGGACTGTACCCACAAAGATGCCACGTGCTATGGAAGTGATGCTACTGGGATCTAACCAATTTGAAGGAAACATTCCAACCCAGCTATGCAATCTCTCTTCACTGATTCAGTTGGATCTTTTCCACAACAATCTCTCAGGACCTATTCCTCCATGCATCAGTGACATTCCTAGCATGGGTGGAGCACAAAGAACAAATCATTACCCGTTTGAGTTCAATTTGTACAACAAAAGCCAGGAGCTACAGTATGAGGACTATGGATTACTTAGAACACTTGACCTTTCATCTAACAACTTGTCAGGGGAAATCCCGTCACAAGTTTTCAGTCTTGTTCAGTTACAGTCCTTAAACTTGTCCAGAAATCATTTCACAGGAAAGATATCAAGGGAGATTGGAAGCATGAAGAACTTGGAATCTCTTGATCTATCTAGCAACGAACTTTATGGAGAAATTCCTGGTTCCATTTCCTCTATATCTTTCTTGAGCTTCTTGAATATGTCATACAATGATTTCACTGGACAAATCCCAGTTGGGACTCAGCTTCAGAGCTTGAATGCTTCTAGCTTTGCTGGGAACCCAAGGCTTTGTGGAGCTCCTCTACCAATTAACTGCACACAAGGAAGTGGTAATGTTGAAGTGTCAAAGCAATATGCAGGAAGCAATGATGATGCCTTTGACACCGAGTCACTCTACCTTGGGACAGGAGTTGGTTTTGCAGTGGGATTTTGGGGGCTTTGGGGTTCTCTATTCCTTAACAGGACATGGAGACGTGTGTATATTCGGTTCCTTAATTATGGCGCACACAAACTTCATGTCTTTGTGACTGTTAAGTTAAAAGCTTTAGTGGCACATCACTAA